One stretch of Bremerella cremea DNA includes these proteins:
- a CDS encoding GntR family transcriptional regulator, with product MSKNQSDIAYEFLRQKLLNRELLPGTRVRYGPLGTEIGMSATPVREAIGRLASEGLVELVPQSGAIVKQPTRSDALEVFELREAIEPFAVAKASQLIGVRQLKTMQATIDAMQTILKQVTSGETTGTQNASPFDQADLRFHLTILESVDNRRMLKAVGDLHLLTEIIGIARHTYDADILEMTIEDHTLILDGLKLRDAEAASKAMVTHIRNSRQITLSQMSGTERPIFPLTN from the coding sequence ATGAGCAAAAATCAATCGGACATTGCATACGAGTTCCTTCGCCAGAAACTTCTCAACCGAGAGCTTCTCCCTGGTACGCGGGTTCGTTATGGCCCCCTTGGGACCGAGATTGGCATGAGCGCCACGCCAGTGCGCGAAGCGATTGGTCGGCTGGCCAGCGAAGGCTTGGTTGAGCTAGTGCCTCAGTCCGGGGCCATCGTCAAACAGCCAACCCGCTCGGACGCTTTGGAGGTGTTCGAGCTACGGGAAGCGATTGAACCGTTCGCCGTCGCGAAGGCCTCGCAGCTGATTGGCGTGCGGCAGCTTAAAACGATGCAAGCCACCATCGACGCCATGCAAACGATCTTGAAGCAGGTCACCTCAGGCGAGACCACCGGCACACAAAACGCCAGCCCGTTCGATCAGGCGGACCTGCGGTTTCATCTGACCATCCTCGAATCGGTCGACAATCGGCGGATGCTCAAAGCCGTTGGTGATTTGCACCTATTAACCGAGATTATCGGCATCGCGCGGCATACGTACGACGCCGATATTTTAGAGATGACGATTGAAGATCATACGTTGATTCTCGATGGCTTGAAGCTCCGCGATGCCGAAGCGGCTAGCAAGGCGATGGTGACGCACATTCGCAACAGCCGCCAAATCACCCTCAGTCAAATGTCGGGAACGGAGCGTCCCATTTTTCCTCTGACGAATTAG
- a CDS encoding dihydrodipicolinate synthase family protein, with protein MKIQGIIPPLVTPLADRDLLDKPGLTRLIAQQLAGQVDGLFVLGTTGEGPSLSEHLRRAMISETAQQVEDKVPIFVGITDTSLVDAIHLAQFALEHDAAAVVAAPPFYFPAGQTELQHWFLELAEALPLPLLLYNMPSCVNISIEPETLTVLLQHENIVGLKDSSGDLDYFAQALQIAQQRPDWPVLMGPEALLVEAMKLGGAGGVTGGANLFPRLFTELYTAAKESDQATIERLQPVVVELQTLYGFGKYGSSYLKGLKCALELSGICSGLLAAPFDVFKAPERAHVDRWLKSFTEQNRFLLPASEV; from the coding sequence ATGAAGATTCAAGGCATCATCCCCCCCCTGGTAACCCCACTGGCCGATCGCGATCTGTTAGACAAACCAGGTCTGACCCGTTTGATCGCGCAGCAACTGGCCGGGCAAGTTGACGGGCTGTTTGTGCTCGGCACCACAGGCGAAGGCCCCAGTTTGAGCGAGCATCTTCGCCGAGCAATGATCAGCGAGACCGCCCAACAAGTGGAAGACAAAGTCCCCATTTTTGTCGGCATTACCGATACCTCGCTCGTCGATGCGATTCACCTGGCTCAGTTCGCGCTGGAACATGACGCCGCAGCCGTGGTTGCCGCCCCACCGTTTTATTTTCCAGCCGGGCAAACAGAACTGCAGCACTGGTTCCTGGAACTGGCCGAAGCGTTACCGTTGCCGCTGCTGCTGTACAACATGCCTAGCTGCGTCAATATCTCGATCGAACCAGAAACGCTGACCGTGCTGCTGCAGCATGAAAATATTGTCGGGCTCAAAGACAGTTCAGGCGATCTCGACTACTTCGCCCAGGCCTTGCAAATTGCGCAGCAGAGGCCCGATTGGCCGGTGCTGATGGGGCCAGAGGCATTGCTAGTCGAAGCGATGAAGCTGGGCGGCGCTGGCGGTGTAACCGGTGGAGCCAACCTTTTCCCACGCTTGTTTACCGAGCTCTACACCGCAGCCAAAGAAAGCGACCAAGCCACGATCGAGCGTCTGCAACCGGTTGTGGTGGAACTGCAAACCCTGTACGGCTTCGGCAAGTATGGGTCGTCTTACCTGAAAGGTTTGAAGTGTGCGCTGGAACTAAGCGGCATTTGCTCTGGCTTGTTAGCGGCCCCTTTCGACGTTTTCAAAGCCCCTGAACGGGCCCACGTCGACCGGTGGCTGAAATCATTTACCGAGCAGAACCGCTTTCTGCTGCCAGCGTCCGAAGTTTGA
- a CDS encoding sodium:solute symporter codes for MSTLDYIIIVVYMAGTLGLGFWCMKDSRDADSFMVARGKIGGWIVGLSIFGTYVSSISFLALPGKAVVGNWNFFVFSLSLPFAAWIGANLFVPFYRKLGQVSAYEHMEARFGSWARIFMSIGFMLLQVARVGSVMYLIALVMQQLLAWDMVTMIIIIGGLTTLYTCIGGLEGVVLTDALQSLVLIVGAVLSVVWLPFAMPEGPGQMFEIAVQNDKFSLGSWNPLDWTDSTVWVVMLYALVTNLQNVAINQSYTQRYLSATTEAEAKKSVWFGSLLYLPVSAGFFFIGTGLYCYYTAQPDLLPSDLMTAWKEGKGDNIFPYFIMNTFPTGVRGVMVAAILAAAMSTISSSLNSSAALTLSDIYQRLIHPHPTEKQSMLVLYLSTVIWGAAGTGLAIAMIDVKSVMDAWWEMSGVITGAMLGLFLLGFFSKRAGTLSALVSVVVGIVLIAWLTFSPSLEGLPTWFRNPLNSLMTTVLGTLAIVLTGILFSGLTGDRRHTPITPETNPTDPPSP; via the coding sequence ATGTCGACACTCGACTATATCATCATCGTTGTTTACATGGCCGGAACCTTAGGACTAGGTTTCTGGTGCATGAAAGATAGCCGCGACGCCGACTCGTTTATGGTCGCGCGGGGGAAGATCGGTGGTTGGATCGTCGGTTTGTCGATCTTTGGTACCTACGTCAGCAGCATCAGTTTTTTGGCCTTACCAGGCAAAGCGGTCGTAGGTAACTGGAACTTCTTCGTCTTCTCGCTCTCGCTCCCCTTTGCAGCTTGGATCGGGGCCAACTTGTTTGTGCCGTTCTATCGCAAACTGGGGCAAGTCTCCGCTTACGAACACATGGAAGCCCGCTTTGGTAGCTGGGCGCGGATTTTCATGTCGATCGGCTTCATGCTGCTGCAAGTCGCCCGGGTTGGCTCGGTGATGTACTTGATTGCCTTAGTGATGCAGCAATTGCTGGCCTGGGACATGGTCACGATGATTATCATCATCGGCGGGCTCACCACGCTGTACACATGCATCGGCGGGCTGGAAGGTGTGGTACTGACCGATGCCTTGCAATCGCTGGTTTTGATTGTTGGTGCGGTACTAAGCGTTGTGTGGTTGCCGTTCGCCATGCCAGAAGGTCCCGGCCAGATGTTTGAGATCGCCGTGCAGAACGATAAGTTCAGCCTCGGCAGTTGGAACCCGTTGGACTGGACCGATTCAACCGTCTGGGTAGTGATGCTTTATGCGCTGGTGACCAATCTACAAAACGTCGCCATCAATCAAAGCTACACCCAGCGTTATCTTTCGGCGACGACTGAGGCTGAAGCGAAGAAGTCGGTTTGGTTTGGGAGCTTGTTATATCTACCGGTCAGCGCTGGCTTCTTCTTCATTGGGACCGGCCTGTACTGTTACTACACGGCCCAGCCCGACTTGTTGCCGAGCGACCTGATGACTGCTTGGAAAGAGGGGAAAGGTGACAACATCTTCCCCTACTTCATCATGAATACCTTCCCCACCGGCGTGCGCGGGGTGATGGTCGCGGCCATCTTGGCTGCCGCCATGAGCACGATCAGTAGCAGCCTCAATAGCTCGGCCGCGTTGACCTTGAGTGATATTTATCAGCGGCTGATCCATCCGCACCCCACCGAAAAACAATCGATGCTCGTCCTTTACCTAAGCACGGTGATTTGGGGTGCTGCAGGAACCGGTCTGGCGATTGCCATGATTGACGTGAAGAGCGTGATGGATGCCTGGTGGGAAATGTCAGGCGTCATCACCGGGGCCATGCTGGGGCTGTTTCTGCTGGGCTTCTTCAGCAAACGGGCCGGTACCCTTTCCGCCTTGGTAAGCGTGGTGGTAGGAATCGTCCTTATCGCTTGGCTTACCTTTTCGCCTTCGCTTGAAGGACTGCCCACTTGGTTCCGTAATCCGCTCAATAGCCTCATGACGACCGTCTTGGGCACGCTTGCCATCGTGTTGACCGGCATTCTTTTCTCGGGGCTGACCGGCGATCGCAGGCACACTCCCATCACACCAGAGACTAATCCCACTGACCCTCCTTCCCCCTGA
- a CDS encoding exo-alpha-sialidase, with protein sequence MTLYRTCTTWLLLLLATPLFAQDEWKLKELPYNNPGLAVDLGVGLWAWPLPMDYDGDGDMDLLVSCPDKPSNGVYYFENTTQDPSQKMPVFKPAVKLGKTSHNVQVSYVDGKPRILHECWEYPRDAASGKFDLDHAQRIYPKNNIHENRVRANMWRYVDYDGDGNQDIVVGVGDWTDYAWDNAFDNFGRWRNGRLHGYVYWIRNAGTNSEPKYSDSPEKLQAGGGDIDVYGWPSPNFVDFDSDGDLDLLCGEFLDGFTYFQNIGTREKPIYAAGRKLNDADDQPLVMDLQMITPTAFDWDRDGDFDLIVGDEDGRVALIENTGELRDQQPVFLAPKYFQQEADTLKFGALATPYAYDWDGDGDQDILCGNTAGYIGFFENLGMADNGLPKWNAPQLLTATKGTEEPTPFRILAGPSGSIQGPAEAKWGYTTLSVADWDGDSDPDIIYNSILAQVGLLRNDQGNLIDVPLPTGLSEAPPKWYWWKTQSESSITQWRTTPVVVDFSGDGMLDLVMLDQEGYLTFRPAAGPAERLFVDENNQPLQLNAKSCGGSGRVKLEVVDWDADGRLDLLVNSENATWYRNCEDRDGKIVLKRIGNLAKRNVAGHTSSPAACDFDKDGKPDLLVGAENGRLYYAAHDDCLTFTEEQLAAAPAQEPAKPKFPGFVSEEFIYTKASFPECHASTICETNRGLVASWFGGTKEGKEDVGIWVSYHDGSRWSAPQEVANGIQHNGLRYPCWNPVLYQSPGDGPLLLFFKVGPKPHSWWGEMMVSYDGGKTFRERKRLPEGIDGPVRCKPILLADGKTLLCGSSTEDDGWRIHFEKTVLENGQPSGVWQRIGPINTKEEYHAIQPTILQHQGGHLQVLCRTQESVIVSSFSQDQGDTWSKLEPINLPNPNSGIDAVTLSDGRQLMIYNHLGSGKTGWGRRGLLNLAISDDGLNWRKVAVLEREEGGEFSYPAIIQTEDGLVHITYTWKRQRIKHVVIDPTQIEPGDELTKDNWD encoded by the coding sequence ATGACCCTTTACCGAACCTGTACCACGTGGTTGCTGCTTCTGCTGGCAACGCCTCTCTTCGCTCAAGACGAGTGGAAACTGAAAGAACTACCGTACAACAATCCTGGCCTGGCGGTCGACCTGGGTGTTGGCCTCTGGGCTTGGCCGTTGCCGATGGACTACGACGGCGATGGCGACATGGACCTGTTGGTCTCTTGCCCCGATAAACCTTCGAACGGGGTTTATTATTTCGAGAATACCACGCAAGATCCTTCCCAAAAGATGCCTGTTTTCAAGCCGGCAGTGAAACTGGGGAAAACGTCGCACAATGTGCAGGTAAGCTATGTCGACGGTAAGCCACGCATCTTGCACGAATGCTGGGAGTATCCTCGCGATGCAGCAAGTGGCAAGTTCGATCTCGACCACGCGCAGCGGATTTACCCCAAGAACAATATTCACGAGAACCGCGTGCGGGCCAATATGTGGCGGTACGTCGACTACGACGGGGACGGCAACCAAGATATCGTAGTGGGCGTAGGCGACTGGACCGACTATGCCTGGGACAATGCGTTCGATAACTTCGGACGCTGGAGAAACGGGCGACTGCACGGCTACGTTTATTGGATTCGCAATGCAGGAACCAACAGCGAGCCAAAGTACTCGGACTCACCAGAAAAGCTACAAGCTGGCGGCGGCGATATTGACGTGTATGGTTGGCCTTCACCAAATTTCGTCGACTTCGATAGCGACGGCGATCTCGATTTGTTGTGCGGTGAGTTCCTCGATGGTTTCACCTATTTCCAAAACATCGGTACCCGCGAAAAGCCCATCTATGCCGCTGGTCGCAAGCTGAACGATGCCGACGATCAGCCGCTGGTGATGGACTTGCAGATGATCACCCCCACAGCTTTCGATTGGGACAGAGATGGTGACTTTGATTTAATTGTGGGTGATGAAGATGGCCGCGTTGCCTTGATCGAGAACACCGGCGAGCTACGTGATCAGCAACCGGTATTTTTGGCGCCGAAGTATTTCCAGCAGGAAGCCGACACCCTTAAGTTCGGCGCCCTGGCTACCCCTTACGCTTACGACTGGGATGGAGACGGCGACCAAGATATTCTTTGCGGGAACACGGCCGGTTACATTGGCTTTTTCGAGAACCTGGGCATGGCCGACAACGGGCTGCCTAAATGGAACGCCCCACAGCTTTTGACCGCCACGAAGGGAACCGAAGAACCTACTCCGTTTCGTATTTTGGCAGGGCCGAGCGGATCGATCCAAGGGCCTGCGGAAGCGAAGTGGGGCTACACCACGTTAAGTGTCGCCGATTGGGATGGCGATTCCGATCCCGATATCATCTACAACTCGATCCTCGCCCAGGTGGGTCTCTTGCGAAACGATCAAGGCAACCTGATCGATGTTCCCCTGCCCACCGGTTTAAGCGAAGCGCCGCCGAAATGGTACTGGTGGAAAACCCAATCGGAATCGTCGATCACCCAGTGGAGGACCACGCCGGTTGTGGTCGATTTCAGCGGCGATGGCATGCTCGATTTGGTGATGTTAGACCAAGAAGGCTATCTGACCTTTCGCCCAGCAGCAGGTCCGGCTGAGCGATTGTTTGTTGACGAGAACAATCAACCGCTGCAACTGAATGCCAAGTCGTGCGGCGGTTCGGGACGCGTTAAGTTGGAAGTCGTCGACTGGGATGCCGACGGGCGTCTCGATTTGCTGGTGAATTCAGAGAACGCCACTTGGTATCGCAACTGCGAAGACCGAGACGGGAAGATTGTTTTGAAACGCATCGGCAATCTAGCCAAGCGAAACGTCGCAGGGCACACTTCTAGCCCGGCCGCGTGTGATTTCGATAAAGATGGCAAGCCCGATCTGTTAGTCGGTGCCGAGAATGGTCGCCTTTACTATGCGGCCCACGACGATTGTCTCACGTTCACGGAAGAGCAACTCGCGGCTGCCCCTGCCCAAGAGCCTGCCAAGCCCAAGTTTCCTGGCTTTGTGAGCGAAGAGTTTATTTACACCAAGGCGAGCTTCCCGGAGTGCCATGCCTCGACGATTTGCGAAACCAATCGTGGCTTGGTCGCGTCTTGGTTTGGCGGGACGAAAGAAGGGAAAGAGGACGTTGGCATTTGGGTGAGCTACCACGACGGCAGTCGTTGGTCGGCCCCTCAGGAAGTTGCCAATGGTATTCAGCATAACGGGCTGCGTTATCCTTGCTGGAACCCAGTCCTCTACCAATCGCCGGGGGATGGACCGCTGCTGCTGTTCTTTAAAGTGGGCCCCAAACCGCATTCGTGGTGGGGCGAAATGATGGTCAGCTACGACGGCGGCAAGACGTTCCGCGAGCGAAAACGTTTGCCGGAAGGAATCGATGGCCCGGTTCGTTGTAAGCCAATTTTGCTTGCCGATGGCAAGACGCTGCTGTGCGGTTCTTCCACCGAGGACGACGGCTGGCGAATTCATTTCGAGAAAACCGTTCTGGAAAATGGCCAGCCCAGCGGCGTTTGGCAACGCATTGGCCCCATCAACACCAAGGAAGAATATCACGCAATTCAGCCCACCATCCTCCAGCACCAAGGTGGACACTTACAAGTCCTCTGCCGCACCCAAGAGAGCGTGATTGTGAGCAGCTTCTCGCAAGACCAAGGAGACACTTGGTCGAAGCTGGAACCGATTAACCTGCCCAACCCGAACTCGGGAATCGATGCCGTTACCTTAAGCGATGGCCGCCAGCTGATGATCTACAACCATCTGGGCAGCGGCAAAACAGGTTGGGGGCGTCGTGGCCTGTTGAACTTGGCCATTTCCGACGATGGTCTTAACTGGCGTAAGGTGGCTGTTTTAGAACGAGAAGAAGGGGGCGAGTTTAGTTACCCGGCTATCATTCAAACCGAAGATGGCTTGGTGCATATCACTTACACCTGGAAACGCCAGCGAATCAAACACGTTGTTATCGATCCGACCCAGATCGAGCCCGGCGACGAGTTGACCAAAGACAACTGGGATTAG
- a CDS encoding DUF1592 domain-containing protein: MRMRHLSATVIGRLFVGWLGLGLLISSTADAADLSPEMKKWGEHYTRDILPIVQTRCLDCHNGADADGEFDLSKYTSGEAAADAGDIWERVARRVRQNEMPPQGSPGLNDPQKAAFYHWLDSRPGQDLCRQLASDETQSWYRGHVMSRRLTRTEYRNAIRDLVGIELQPGELPPSDGAGGEGFDTVGDSLFTSPIHLEAYLMAADRLIEEALPDQQVEASATAVAYRQQLLGRLPKSLDPASELDERAAARANIEAFAKRAWRRPASEEEIARLLVLFDTTLAQNGSFVAALRQPLKAVLVSPHFLFVVESEPEAGGVQRITPHQLATRVALFIWSSIPDDRLLQLADSGALYEEDVLRSEVQRMLADPKAQALGENFGLQWLGLKEFGNGPKPDAEVFPEFNDQLASAMREEAIRTVAGVFREDAPLTDLIAADYIYANTDLAKHYGLDLPEGTSWQQVKLDSRQRGGVLTMASVLTSASYPRRTSPVLRGRWILEEVLGARVPPPPPNVPALEEEHGAGKAQTLRERLELHRQKAECASCHNRMDPLGFGLENFDGIGRWRESDNGQPIDSAGKLPSGDTFSGPEELKVILLKRSAEFQKHFVRKLLGFALGRELNKFDNCVVDHCLKQLQARDLKAAILIEEIALSYPFQHRYFKSDK; the protein is encoded by the coding sequence ATGCGAATGCGTCACCTTTCTGCCACCGTGATCGGTCGTTTGTTTGTCGGCTGGTTAGGTTTGGGGCTCCTTATTTCCTCAACCGCAGACGCCGCCGATCTTTCACCCGAAATGAAAAAATGGGGCGAACATTACACGCGTGACATCTTGCCGATTGTGCAAACACGTTGTCTCGATTGTCACAACGGCGCCGATGCCGACGGGGAGTTCGATCTATCGAAATACACCAGCGGGGAAGCAGCCGCCGATGCTGGCGATATTTGGGAACGCGTCGCTCGTCGCGTTCGCCAAAACGAGATGCCTCCGCAAGGTAGCCCCGGTTTAAACGACCCGCAGAAAGCGGCTTTTTACCACTGGCTAGATTCGCGGCCAGGCCAAGATCTGTGTAGGCAATTGGCTTCTGACGAAACGCAAAGCTGGTATCGTGGCCACGTCATGAGTCGACGTTTGACACGCACCGAATACCGCAACGCGATCCGCGACTTGGTCGGCATCGAACTGCAGCCCGGCGAGTTGCCTCCTTCCGACGGAGCAGGCGGCGAAGGTTTCGACACGGTCGGCGATTCGCTCTTTACTTCGCCAATTCATCTAGAAGCCTATTTAATGGCTGCCGATCGTTTGATCGAGGAAGCTCTGCCCGATCAACAAGTTGAAGCGTCCGCCACCGCAGTGGCCTACCGCCAGCAACTTTTGGGCAGGCTTCCCAAGTCACTCGATCCTGCCTCGGAGCTCGACGAGCGGGCAGCAGCACGGGCCAATATCGAAGCTTTTGCCAAACGTGCCTGGCGACGTCCGGCAAGCGAGGAAGAAATCGCACGGTTGCTGGTTCTGTTCGATACGACCTTGGCTCAGAACGGCTCGTTTGTCGCCGCTTTGCGGCAGCCTCTTAAAGCCGTGCTCGTTTCGCCCCACTTTTTATTCGTGGTCGAGTCGGAGCCAGAGGCTGGAGGCGTGCAGCGGATTACACCGCATCAATTAGCTACGCGAGTCGCCCTGTTCATTTGGTCCTCTATCCCCGACGATCGCCTGCTGCAACTGGCCGATAGCGGGGCTTTGTACGAAGAAGATGTCCTCCGCAGCGAAGTCCAACGCATGCTGGCCGACCCCAAGGCACAAGCGTTAGGCGAGAATTTTGGCTTGCAGTGGTTGGGGCTGAAAGAGTTTGGCAACGGGCCGAAGCCGGATGCGGAAGTCTTTCCCGAGTTCAACGATCAACTGGCCTCGGCGATGCGGGAAGAAGCGATTCGCACCGTGGCAGGCGTGTTTCGTGAAGATGCTCCTTTGACCGATTTGATCGCCGCCGATTACATTTACGCCAACACAGACCTAGCCAAGCATTATGGTCTCGACCTCCCGGAAGGTACGTCGTGGCAGCAAGTCAAGCTCGATAGTCGCCAGCGTGGTGGTGTGCTGACGATGGCCAGTGTGCTGACATCGGCCTCGTATCCTCGCCGCACCAGTCCGGTGCTGCGGGGACGATGGATCTTGGAAGAGGTTTTGGGGGCACGTGTCCCTCCCCCTCCGCCGAATGTGCCTGCCTTGGAAGAAGAGCACGGCGCAGGGAAAGCCCAGACACTACGCGAACGATTAGAACTTCACCGGCAAAAGGCAGAGTGTGCCAGTTGCCACAACCGAATGGACCCACTCGGCTTTGGGCTAGAGAACTTCGACGGCATTGGTCGCTGGCGCGAAAGCGACAATGGTCAGCCGATCGATTCCGCCGGTAAGCTACCCTCGGGCGACACCTTCAGCGGGCCCGAAGAATTGAAAGTCATCTTGCTGAAACGCAGCGCTGAATTCCAAAAACATTTCGTCCGCAAGCTACTCGGCTTTGCCCTGGGGCGCGAACTGAACAAGTTCGACAACTGCGTTGTGGATCATTGCTTGAAGCAATTGCAAGCCAGAGATCTCAAGGCAGCGATTTTGATTGAAGAGATTGCCCTTTCCTACCCGTTCCAGCATCGCTACTTCAAGTCAGACAAGTAA
- a CDS encoding DUF1552 domain-containing protein, with protein MANRKANSPMVSRRRFLQGCGVTLSLPWMASLAPQVARAAETGKPPVRSAFLYFPNGVWEKDWIPATTGSDYQLTPSLEPLGDLKSEVLVLTGLDKKNSHGGDGHYAKTANFLTGMPVTKTTGKDISSGGISVDQLMAQHVGGNTPLPSLELGTEPVISGIDSNVGYTRLYGSHISWQSPTRPVAKEINPRLVYERLFGKALSSASEKAESYQNLLDFVLEDARRLRPRLGRDDQFKMDEYLDSVRAVEKRIEFATKGQRDWQPEIDEHALAIAKPGIPGDFREHIGIMLDLVVLSFQTDSTRVASLMFANDVSGRNFSFLDGVRGGHHEMSHHENKQEKIEQYQRINRWHVEQFAQMLGKLQAVKEGDGTLLDNCMILFGSSMSDGNRHDPDNLPILLGGRGCRTLNTGRHLAAEGQVPLCNLYHAMLDRMGVEIEAFGDSTEPLKNLA; from the coding sequence ATGGCTAATCGCAAAGCAAATAGCCCGATGGTTTCTCGCCGCCGCTTTCTACAAGGATGTGGGGTTACGCTCAGCCTGCCTTGGATGGCATCACTTGCCCCTCAGGTTGCTCGCGCTGCGGAAACGGGGAAGCCTCCGGTTCGCTCGGCGTTTCTTTATTTTCCCAATGGGGTGTGGGAAAAGGATTGGATCCCGGCAACCACCGGCAGCGATTACCAGTTGACCCCTTCTTTGGAACCGCTCGGCGATCTGAAAAGCGAGGTCTTGGTGCTGACCGGACTCGACAAGAAGAACAGCCACGGTGGCGACGGGCACTACGCCAAGACGGCCAACTTCCTCACCGGGATGCCGGTCACCAAGACCACCGGTAAAGATATCAGCAGTGGCGGGATTTCGGTCGACCAGCTGATGGCCCAGCATGTCGGCGGTAACACGCCGTTGCCTTCGCTGGAACTTGGCACCGAGCCGGTGATCAGCGGCATCGATAGCAACGTCGGTTACACTCGCTTGTATGGCTCGCACATTTCGTGGCAATCCCCCACGCGCCCCGTTGCCAAAGAAATTAATCCGCGCTTGGTCTACGAACGCTTGTTCGGCAAAGCCCTTTCTTCTGCATCCGAAAAAGCGGAATCGTACCAGAACTTGCTCGACTTCGTGCTGGAAGATGCCCGGCGTTTGCGGCCTCGCTTGGGGCGTGACGACCAGTTCAAGATGGACGAGTACCTCGATTCGGTCCGCGCCGTGGAGAAACGCATCGAATTCGCCACCAAGGGGCAGCGAGACTGGCAGCCAGAGATCGACGAGCACGCGTTGGCAATCGCCAAGCCAGGCATCCCCGGTGACTTCCGCGAGCATATCGGCATCATGCTCGACTTGGTCGTGTTGTCCTTCCAAACCGATTCGACGCGGGTGGCCTCACTGATGTTCGCCAACGACGTGTCTGGCCGTAACTTCTCGTTCCTCGACGGTGTCCGAGGTGGTCACCACGAGATGTCGCACCACGAAAACAAGCAGGAAAAAATCGAGCAGTACCAACGCATCAATCGCTGGCACGTTGAGCAGTTCGCCCAGATGCTGGGCAAGCTGCAAGCCGTGAAAGAAGGAGACGGAACCCTGCTTGACAACTGCATGATCTTGTTCGGTTCCAGCATGTCGGACGGCAACCGCCACGATCCAGACAACCTGCCAATTTTGCTAGGGGGCCGCGGTTGCCGCACGCTGAACACCGGCCGTCACCTGGCCGCCGAAGGCCAGGTTCCGCTCTGCAATCTCTATCACGCGATGCTCGACCGAATGGGCGTCGAAATCGAAGCGTTCGGCGATAGTACCGAACCGCTAAAAAATCTGGCGTAA
- a CDS encoding PQQ-binding-like beta-propeller repeat protein, which produces MSRLFSVGLFVLSVALTCSTEVAFGQSPAREGDWPEFRGPTGQGHADQAVLPTEWDSEKNITWRTEIPGVGWSSPVIVGGRVYLTTAVPLSDDAKPDQSLRALCLDVNSGEILWNVEVFPENGQTAPRIHPKNSHASPTPIVEDDKVYVHFGHLGTACLNTSDGSQVWATQALPYKPTHGNGGSPVIVGDKLIFSIDGSDKQEVVALDKASGKIAWETERGIADLSKRFSFCTPLVIEVDGQQQLISPGSGVVMALEPASGKEIWRVRYGKGYSVVPRPVYAHGLLYICTGYDRATMIAIRPNGQGDLTDTHVVFTVDKGVPYNPSLLAVDDAVYMISDNGVLSCLDGQMGELRWKERIGGNFSASPLYANGLVYLLDEKGLTTVFKSGEPFEEVAQNDLQERSLASFGITGNAILLRTEKALYRIESK; this is translated from the coding sequence ATGTCGCGACTTTTCAGCGTGGGTCTGTTCGTTTTGTCCGTTGCTTTGACCTGTTCCACTGAAGTGGCATTCGGACAAAGTCCGGCACGTGAGGGAGATTGGCCCGAGTTTCGCGGCCCGACGGGTCAAGGACATGCGGATCAAGCCGTTTTGCCGACAGAGTGGGACTCGGAAAAGAACATTACCTGGCGGACCGAAATTCCTGGGGTTGGTTGGTCTTCGCCGGTGATCGTGGGCGGACGCGTCTACCTTACCACCGCCGTTCCCTTGAGCGATGACGCCAAGCCAGATCAATCACTGCGGGCACTCTGTCTCGACGTGAACTCAGGCGAGATTTTGTGGAACGTCGAAGTCTTTCCAGAGAATGGCCAGACGGCGCCGCGAATCCATCCGAAGAATAGCCATGCCAGCCCAACGCCGATTGTCGAAGACGACAAGGTGTATGTCCACTTTGGGCATCTAGGGACCGCTTGTTTAAACACCAGCGATGGCTCTCAGGTATGGGCAACGCAAGCGTTGCCATACAAACCCACCCACGGCAACGGCGGGTCTCCGGTGATCGTGGGTGACAAACTAATCTTCAGCATCGACGGCAGCGACAAGCAGGAAGTGGTTGCCCTTGATAAGGCCAGTGGCAAGATCGCCTGGGAGACCGAGCGGGGTATCGCTGATCTAAGCAAACGTTTCTCGTTCTGTACGCCGCTTGTGATCGAAGTGGATGGTCAGCAGCAACTCATCTCGCCAGGCAGCGGTGTGGTCATGGCTCTTGAGCCTGCGAGCGGCAAAGAAATCTGGCGGGTTCGCTACGGCAAAGGCTACTCCGTGGTACCTCGCCCGGTTTATGCCCACGGTCTGCTCTATATCTGCACTGGCTACGACCGTGCGACGATGATCGCTATTCGCCCTAACGGACAAGGCGACCTGACCGACACGCATGTCGTTTTCACCGTTGACAAGGGTGTTCCCTATAACCCTTCGCTGCTGGCAGTTGACGACGCCGTTTATATGATCTCGGATAACGGCGTCCTCTCTTGCCTCGACGGCCAAATGGGCGAACTTCGCTGGAAAGAACGCATCGGCGGAAATTTTTCAGCCTCGCCGTTGTATGCCAACGGATTGGTCTACCTGTTGGATGAAAAAGGGCTTACGACGGTCTTCAAGTCTGGCGAACCATTCGAAGAAGTCGCTCAGAACGACCTGCAAGAGCGTAGCCTGGCCAGCTTTGGAATCACCGGCAACGCCATTCTTTTGCGAACCGAAAAAGCCCTCTATCGGATTGAATCGAAGTAG